From a single uncultured Fusobacterium sp. genomic region:
- the bcp gene encoding thioredoxin-dependent thiol peroxidase yields the protein MLKVGKKAPEFSLPDQNGVIHKLSDYLGKKVILYFYPKDNTPGCTKQACGYSEKYPEFLEKNVEIIGISKDTVASHKRFEEKQNLKITILADPELEVIKKYDVWKEKKLYGKVSMGVVRTTYLIDETGIIIKANDKVKAANDPETMLNEI from the coding sequence ATGCTAAAAGTTGGAAAAAAAGCCCCTGAATTTTCTTTACCAGATCAAAATGGAGTGATTCACAAGTTAAGTGATTACCTTGGAAAAAAAGTTATTCTATATTTTTATCCTAAAGATAACACTCCTGGTTGTACAAAACAAGCTTGTGGTTATTCTGAAAAATATCCAGAGTTTTTAGAAAAAAATGTAGAAATAATAGGAATTAGTAAAGATACAGTAGCATCACATAAAAGATTTGAAGAAAAGCAAAATCTAAAAATCACTATTCTTGCCGATCCTGAATTAGAAGTAATTAAAAAGTATGATGTTTGGAAAGAGAAAAAATTATATGGTAAAGTTTCTATGGGAGTGGTTCGTACTACCTATCTTATTGATGAAACTGGAATTATTATAAAGGCAAATGATAAAGTTAAAGCTGCTAATGATCCTGAAACTATGCTTAACGAAATTTAA